GTTTGGCGTGGCCCTGGTCATTGGCTTGCTGCGGCCTTCCCCGGAGCACTATCCACAAGAGCAGGCCTTTGTTCCCGCGCCCGCTCCAGTCCCAGCGGCTCCCATGGCGCGTCAGGCGGCGCCACGCTCCGCCGAGCTGGCCGGGGCTTTGAGTGTCCCTGAGCCCATGACTGCGGCAGCCCCTGTGGGCAGTTTTGCCGCGGCGCCAGAGCGGGAAGCGCTAAGCGACGCAGCGCCACCTGCGATGGCCAAGCCCAGGGCTGAGTCGAGCAAGTTGGCCCAACGCATGTCGGCCCCGGCCGAGCCGCGGACCATCAAGCGGCTGGATAAGCAGCTTCAGGCGGTCTTGCGCCTGTGGGAAGGCGGCCAGAGCCGCGAGGCGGCCGAGCTGCTGCTGCAGCTGCATGAACAGTATCCACAGGAGGATCTGGACGCGCGCCTGCAAGCCTTGCGTCGTCAATAAAGCGCGGGGGTTGGCTGTCGCCGGGGAAAGCGCGCACTATCTGCGCAGTTTCCAGAAAGTGAGAGGCCGGTCATGGCACCCCGCATCGACCGTATAGCGGCAATGTTGAACTGCCCGATCAAGGGCGCGGATATCCGTCAGGCCATCAAGGAAAGTCGCAAGGACTTTGGCCTGGAAGAGGCCGAAGAGGGCGCCGACCCCGAGGCGCAGGACGATGCCGCGCTAGCGCCCCAGGACGCCGAAGCCGCCGAGGATGAATAACTCAGGCGGCCGCCGGGTTCAGTTGTAGGGCAAGGCCGGCAGGTCGATGAACTCGGCGCAGGCACCGTCCGCGGTCATGCGTCGGGCCCGTTCCGGCAGCAGCCGGGCATGGTTCTCCACCTGCCAGCGATACCAGCTCAAACGCTGCACGATGCGTCGCCGGCAAGGCTCCGGCAATTGCGCAAGCAGATCGACGCTCTCGGGCGCCCAGCCGGTCCGAGTCGAGTAGTAACAGAACAGGTTTTCCCGCAGGCCGAAGCAATCTTCGATGGTTTCCACAACGCTGTAGGCGTAGAGCTCGAAGGCGCTGCTCAGTTGCTCTGCGCCGTCGGCGTGGTCCCGCAGGTAAGCGAAGATCCCCGGCCAGTTGATGCAGTACAGGTGCTCGTCCCAATCGCCATCCCGGGTCAGGTACTGGCCCTGGCCGCGAAAGAACTGGGGCATTTCCTGACGCTCCAGGGCCACTTCAAAATTGCTTTTCATCGCGTATTCCTTCGACGTCGCTGATGTTCACGGACAGCGCCACGCATTCGATCACGCAGTCGAAGCCGATTTCCAGACGCAGGTGATAACCGGGGTTGAGGCGGGTGAGCTGGGTGCGCATGCGCCCGTCGAAACGCGTACCGCTGAGCGCCAGTTCGCTGATGCCCTGCACCTTGAGCAGCAGGCGGCAGTGGGTCGGGGCCTGGCTCGCCGGCCAGTTGCAAGGCACGGACAGACGCCCCAGGTCGCCATACAGTTGCAGGCTCAGTTGCTCGCCTTGAAACACCGGGCCCTGGGTATTGAAGTCATAGGGCGTGGCCGCCTCATTGAAGACCGCTCGCCAGGCCTCGGCGTTGTCGATGTTGAACAGCCAGTCGCGGGTGCCCCGATCCCGCTCCGGGATCGCCCGGCACTCTGCCAGTGAAGGTAACCGGGCGCGGGTCAGATCTTCGTGCCACAGCTCCCGGGCCGCGACCAGCAGGCGCTGGAAGAAGTCCCGGCTGTCGTCGATCACCGCCGGCCAACGGTTGGGCCATTGAACGTATTCGTCGTCATCCTCGACCGGTTTCCAGACCTGTTCGAAATCGTGGTCCGGGTCATCCAGGGCCGCTTCCAGGACCTGCACCAGCCGGTACCGATGACGGAAGTTCTGCTGGGGGTAGTCGCGCCGCAACGCGTAATGACGGATCAGGTATTCGCGGTCTTCGGGATCGTTGGGGTTGAAGCGGCTCAGTTCGGCATCCCGCTCCGGGGGCATGTCATAGCCCATGAAACAGCTGACCCAATCACGGAGTTCTGGCTTGAAGGGCTGGTTGCACAGCGGATGGCAGAGCATGGGGACCTCCTGTCCGGGGGGAGGCGAATGTAGCAAGTTGCGCCCCGCCAGGACAGCCGCCCGGCATCGCCCTGGTTCGGGTAATCGATCAAGGCTGTCGCCGGGAACGTGGAAGCCGCAAACAAAAAAGCCCCAGGCCATCAGGCCAGGGGCTTTTTCGCTAAAGATGGCGCACTCGGCGGGATTCGAACCCACGACCCCTGCCTTCGGAGGGCAGTACTCTATCCAGCTGAGCTACGAGTGCAGTGCGGGCGACATCATACCTATGTCGACTCGGGGCGTCCACGCCGGTTTTCATTGGCGTGCGGTTGTTGGTCGCTACCCGAGGCAACCCGGGCCGTAGCGGCAGTTTTTCCCGCTGCATCGGTCGTTCGGCCCAGCGCAACCTGCAGCCATATCCGTGCAGTCACGGGGCACAGGGAGGTGCGGGAGATGAACTGTTCGATGCAAGAGGGCCTGCCGTCAGCCTTGGCGGATCATCTGTTCGAGGCGAGCTGGAAGGCGGTGTTGCCCGGGTTGCAGCGTCGTGCCCGGCAGTTGGCGCGGGGCAACGCCGATGGCGCCCAGGAGTGGCTGGCGGCCACGGCGATCAAGGCGCTGCTGTTCTTTCGCCGTTCGCCGGAGCGGATTCGCGACCCCCAGGGCTTTCTGTTCCTGGTGCTGGACCATGTGTTTGTCGACAGCTGTCGGCGGCGGGCGCGGGAGCAGCGGCTGTTCGTGGATTTCGCCGATTTCGAGGACGACCCGCTGCAGCAGCTGGAGGCGCCGCAGATGTCGGTGCTGGAGCAGGTGGAGCTGCTGGAAACCCTGGCCCTGCTCAGTCGGCGGGTGGCGCAATTGCCCCTTAAAAAACGCCGCTTGTTTGAACTAAAGTTTGTCGACGATCTGCCCTACCCGAACATTGCCGCCGAGCTGGGGATGAACCAGCCCCTGGCGCGCAAGCACGTGCAATTGTTGCGTGAGGCCCTGCGTTGAGGGGGTGGCAGGATTCACAGCGGGCGCGTCGGGACGTTCTTGTTCAGTGAGCCTGTTTTCGATGCTGTAGCCGGTGCCGCCGCCTTCTGCGGTGGGCCATTCCATCTAAGGAGAGATGTATGCCCGATCCAATGGTCAATTCGCAGATCACCGACGCCGTCACCCAGACCAACGTCAAGGTGGTGGCCGAGGCTCCGGCCCAGGCCATCGCCTCGCTGTACCAGGTGGCCAGCCACTCGGCGGGCCTGTCGTTGCAGAACGCGGTCAACAGCCAGCAGGCGCTGAATCAGATCTCCAACGCGGTGGTGTCCAAGGCCGTGGCGTTGATCATGGCGATCGGCGAGTAGGGCTGACAGCCCGGGAGAATCGTCATGGCATGGTTCAAGAAGAAAACCCCACCCGCGGCCGCGGCCGATGACACCGCGAGCGCGGCGGCCGGCCCCAGTCCGGAGGCGGCCGAGCCTCGGGCGGCGCCCCATACCGCTGCGGCGGCCGACCCTGCGCCTGCAGCGCCGCCCGCCGCTGCCGCGCAACCTTCGGTGATGGAGACGATGAACGCGCAGTTGCTCAAGCAGGCCGGTACCCCCGGCACCGACAGCACCGATGCGCTCAACAGCCAGATCGTCCAGGCGGTGCAGTTCACCAATGCCCAGACCTTCAGTTATGCCCCGGCGCAGATCGCCGCGGCGCCGGACATGATGATCAGCCAGGCCGCCGGCCTGGTGGCGCAGTCCGCGGCGGGGTATTTCGACGGGGTCAGCAAGCTGGCCCTGGCGGCGCAGTCGGTACTGCTCAAGCAGATGACCGAGAACATCGTCAAAGAGAACGTGAAAGGCGCCGCCGAGGATGCCCTGGGCGCCCTGGTCACGGATCTGCTGGTGGGTGCCGCCGCGGCCGTCGCGGCGGCGGCCGGTGCCATGGAAGCCGATGCGGCGAGCATGGCCATCGACAAGATCGATGAAAGCATCACCAAGTACAGCGACGTTCTGGCCAATCGATCCTCGTCCTCCTGAGTGCGACCCTCGGGCGCGCAAGGCGCCCGGGGTTGTCGTGCAAGAGGCGCCGGCGTTCGCCGGCCGCTCTGTTCACCCCAGGCGTTGAAGTTCGACGGACCCGGTGCCCAGCCCTTCAACGCCATTCATCGAGAAAGGAGCAAGCAATGGCGAATGAAGAGCCAACCCCGATGGCGACGATACTTCTCTTTGCCGAGAAATATCTGAGGCGTCCATTGACCCAGGTCGAGCGCCAGGTACTGGAGGCGTTTGCCCAGGACAAGCCGCTGGACATGTCCAGGTCTGCGCAACAGAGCGTTGATCAGGCGCGGCTGCGGGCTGCCGAGCTGATACAGGCCGATGAACAGCGCACGCGCAAGATCATCGAGCAGTTGGCGGGGGCCGGTGCCGGCAAGGCTGATCCCCAGGCGCGCGAGCTGGTGCTGCGTCAGCTGCTGGCGGCGGCCGAGCACCAGTCCGCGGCCGCCACTCCAGCGCCGACTGGCGCAGCGGAACCGGCAGCGGCGCCGAGTGCGGACA
This genomic stretch from Pseudomonas sp. Os17 harbors:
- a CDS encoding RNA polymerase sigma factor, whose amino-acid sequence is MNCSMQEGLPSALADHLFEASWKAVLPGLQRRARQLARGNADGAQEWLAATAIKALLFFRRSPERIRDPQGFLFLVLDHVFVDSCRRRAREQRLFVDFADFEDDPLQQLEAPQMSVLEQVELLETLALLSRRVAQLPLKKRRLFELKFVDDLPYPNIAAELGMNQPLARKHVQLLREALR
- a CDS encoding RebB family R body protein, with translation MPDPMVNSQITDAVTQTNVKVVAEAPAQAIASLYQVASHSAGLSLQNAVNSQQALNQISNAVVSKAVALIMAIGE